TTAGGCATTAAAGGAAAAAGTGCAACTGAGAAAATAGTTCTTTCTGGTGGAGATGTCGGTGGCGCAGATAACTTAACTAGCTTCATAGAGACGTGGACAGCCAAAGGAAAAGCAGTTGGGTTAAGTGAGAAAGAAGCTAAAAGATTAGCTAGTTTGTACGGATCAAACGTTAAAAGATTACTAGAAATTATTAAAACATCCGGGAGTGAAAGTAAGCACTATCGTTTACCAGAAAGTGTATTTGCCTCGCTCATCTATGGAATCGAAGAAGAAATGGTCGTTTCTCCAATCGATTTCTTTAATAGACGGACAAGTGACGTGATTTTCGATATAGACGCCGTACACCGTCATAAAGAAGGAGTGATTAAGTATATGAAAGATCGTTTTCATTGGAGCATCGAAGAAAAGGAATATCATGAACAAATACTGGATGAAGAATTATACTATGCCACACATCCTATTGAAACCCGAGATAAAAACTAACAAATTTCTCTTTACTAAAGGCATGAAAATGCGTATAACTATACGTAGAAGTAGTGCCTTTAGCAAAGAGGAGGAAATAACATGAATTGGAAGAAGCAGTACGAACGCTGGCAAAAAAAACAAAATTTGGACAAAGCACTAAAAGATGATTTGTTGGCACTAGCCGATTGTGAGACAGATTTAGAAGATTGTTTTTACAAAAACTTGGAGTTTGGAACAGGTGGTATGCGTGGTGAGATCGGCCCTGGTACAAATCGTATGAACATCTATACGGTTCGTAAAGGCGCACAAGGGCTTGCTCAGTATATAAAGGAAGCAGGATCTGAGGCGGCAAAGAAAGGTGTTGTGATTGCTTATGACAATCGTCGCATGTCTAAAGAGTTTGCACTTGAAGCGGCATGCACGTTAGGAGCTAATGGGGTTAAATCATATGTTTTTAAAGCGTTAAGACCGACTCCAGAACTTTCATTTGCTGTACGAGAATTAGACTGCCATTCAGGTATTATGATTACTGCAAGCCATAATCCCCCAGAATATAATGGGTTTAAGGTGTATGGTGAAGATGGAGGACAACTCGTACCAGAAGATGCAGACCGTTTAATTACTATGGTAAATGCTGTTGAGGATGAACTGGAGGTTGTAACAGCTGAGGCCACACAGTTAGAACGAGATGGTTTACTTGAATGGATACTTGAAGAATTAGATGACGCTTACCTTAAACAAATGAGTAAAGTTGTGATGGACCAGGCATTGATTGATGAGATGGGGAATGATATCACAATTGTTTTCACACCGCTTCATGGAACCGCTTATTTTCCGATGACTGAAGCTCTCAAACAGGCAGGATTTTCTAATGTTCACGTTGTTAGTGAGCAGGCAGAGCCAGATACTGAATTTTCAACAGTGCGCTCGCCTAATCCAGAAGAGCGTGATGCTTTCGAATTAGCTATGAAGCTAGGGAAAGAGAAAAATGCAGATGTACTTATTGCAACAGATCCAGATGCCGACCGAATTGGGTTGGCTGTTAAGAGGGAAGAGGGAGACTACCAAGTTTTATCTGGTAATCAAACCGGTGCACTGTTACTTGATTATTTGTTAAAAAAGAAACAAGAAATGAATACAGTGCCAAGTAATGGGGTCGTTATTAAAACGATTGTCACATCAGAACTCGGTAGAGCAATTGCGGACAGCTATAATTTGAAAACGCTTGATGTTTTAACAGGGTTTAAATTTA
The Salipaludibacillus sp. LMS25 DNA segment above includes these coding regions:
- a CDS encoding phospho-sugar mutase codes for the protein MNWKKQYERWQKKQNLDKALKDDLLALADCETDLEDCFYKNLEFGTGGMRGEIGPGTNRMNIYTVRKGAQGLAQYIKEAGSEAAKKGVVIAYDNRRMSKEFALEAACTLGANGVKSYVFKALRPTPELSFAVRELDCHSGIMITASHNPPEYNGFKVYGEDGGQLVPEDADRLITMVNAVEDELEVVTAEATQLERDGLLEWILEELDDAYLKQMSKVVMDQALIDEMGNDITIVFTPLHGTAYFPMTEALKQAGFSNVHVVSEQAEPDTEFSTVRSPNPEERDAFELAMKLGKEKNADVLIATDPDADRIGLAVKREEGDYQVLSGNQTGALLLDYLLKKKQEMNTVPSNGVVIKTIVTSELGRAIADSYNLKTLDVLTGFKFIGEKIRQFEHSDKATFLFGYEESFGYLIEPFARDKDAIQPGLLAAEMCAYYKKQNMTLYDGLVNIFEKYGYYVEDLASFVFKGKEGAEKIDRIMTTFRSDISDGNVSDEVVSIEDYKTGIKHLIASKQKEEIDLPTSNVLKVSLKDGSWYCLRPSGTEPKIKCYFGVKERSFERAVERLEAIKSDVLQKVQSL